From Neisseria musculi, the proteins below share one genomic window:
- a CDS encoding type II toxin-antitoxin system RelE/ParE family toxin: MYAIVYEAEAQADLLAILSYYADEGGMALAENIGSRIETALAGLAYLSYRSIESSLVHGTREFTCSKS; this comes from the coding sequence ATGTATGCAATTGTTTATGAAGCTGAAGCACAAGCGGATTTGCTCGCCATTCTTTCCTACTATGCCGATGAAGGCGGTATGGCATTGGCGGAAAATATCGGCAGCCGCATAGAAACGGCATTGGCCGGATTGGCTTATCTGTCTTACCGCAGCATTGAAAGCAGTTTGGTTCACGGAACAAGGGAATTTACCTGTAGTAAAAGCTAG
- a CDS encoding type II toxin-antitoxin system Phd/YefM family antitoxin, with protein MRTMTASNTQNNFGDLLDTVRREPVLLTKNKRPVGVFVSLEDLQGTYLAEMLIEKEGGYDEWVQAKVGKSLARFQKDGTRGKAAADAHTDALDNIRNKLQNR; from the coding sequence ATGCGTACCATGACAGCCAGTAATACCCAAAACAACTTCGGAGATCTGCTGGATACCGTCCGCCGCGAGCCGGTGCTGCTGACTAAAAACAAACGGCCTGTAGGCGTGTTTGTTTCTTTAGAAGACTTGCAGGGGACTTATTTGGCCGAGATGCTGATAGAGAAAGAAGGAGGATACGATGAATGGGTGCAGGCCAAGGTCGGGAAATCTTTGGCGCGTTTTCAAAAGGACGGCACCCGGGGAAAAGCCGCTGCCGATGCCCATACCGATGCCTTGGACAATATCCGCAATAAACTGCAAAACCGTTGA
- the greA gene encoding transcription elongation factor GreA, with amino-acid sequence MQKIPLTVRGAELLKAELQHLKSVARPEVIEAIAEARSHGDLSENAEYEAAKERQGFIEGRISEVEHKLSIAHIINPSEIHAEGKVVFGATVTLEDLDTEERVRYQIVGEDEADIKENKIYVGSPIARALIGKEEGDVAEVQAPGGVREYDIVQVEYI; translated from the coding sequence ATGCAGAAAATTCCGTTGACCGTGCGCGGTGCAGAATTATTAAAAGCAGAATTACAGCACCTGAAAAGCGTGGCCCGCCCCGAAGTGATAGAAGCGATTGCAGAGGCGCGCTCGCACGGCGATTTGTCGGAAAACGCCGAATACGAAGCAGCCAAAGAGCGGCAGGGTTTTATCGAAGGCCGCATTTCGGAAGTGGAACATAAACTTTCCATCGCACACATCATCAACCCGTCCGAAATCCATGCCGAGGGCAAGGTGGTGTTCGGCGCTACGGTAACGCTCGAAGACTTGGACACCGAAGAGCGTGTGCGCTATCAAATTGTCGGCGAAGACGAGGCGGATATTAAAGAAAACAAAATTTATGTAGGCTCGCCCATCGCCCGCGCGCTCATAGGCAAAGAGGAAGGCGATGTGGCCGAAGTGCAGGCTCCGGGCGGTGTGCGCGAATACGATATCGTGCAGGTGGAATATATCTGA
- a CDS encoding lipoprotein-releasing ABC transporter permease subunit produces MASLETWIGLRYLRAKKRNGFMSFITMISIAGIALGVTALIVVLSVMNGFQKEIRGQLLNVAPHAEIGYYDTGNGEGWQSLRGFVKGRKEVLATAPYVADQALLANSGEVRGVQLRGVLPEEEKNVVDYGKEMPVGSFNDLKPGGFDIILGEGLAEALGAEKGGKVTVITPEGNVTPAGVVPRLKQFNVVGIVKTGLYEVDNSLAMTHIQDAQVLYRLGDGVGGLRIKLADPQSAPSFTRNLIAPEQKDKVWVRDWTFSNRSYFEAVELEKRMMFIILTLIIAVAAFNLVSSLVMAVTEKQADIAILRTLGLPPAGVMKIFMVQGAFAGFFGTLIGVVCGVVLGMNIGRIVAFFEDLFDKQLINSQIYFIDYLPSDVSTDDVLVIAAISLALAFIATLYPSWRAAKTQPAEALRYE; encoded by the coding sequence ATGGCTTCGTTAGAAACTTGGATAGGTTTGCGTTATCTCAGAGCCAAAAAGCGCAACGGTTTTATGTCGTTTATCACCATGATTTCGATTGCGGGCATTGCGCTGGGCGTTACCGCGCTGATTGTGGTGTTGTCGGTGATGAACGGTTTTCAGAAAGAAATCCGCGGTCAGCTCCTGAATGTGGCACCGCACGCAGAGATCGGTTATTACGACACCGGCAACGGTGAGGGCTGGCAGAGCCTGCGCGGATTTGTGAAAGGGCGTAAAGAAGTTTTGGCAACGGCTCCCTATGTTGCCGACCAGGCTTTGTTGGCCAACTCGGGAGAAGTGCGCGGCGTGCAGCTTCGCGGCGTGTTGCCCGAGGAAGAAAAAAACGTGGTGGATTACGGCAAAGAGATGCCGGTGGGCAGTTTCAATGATTTAAAACCCGGTGGGTTCGATATTATTCTTGGTGAAGGTTTGGCCGAGGCACTCGGTGCAGAAAAAGGCGGCAAGGTAACCGTGATTACACCGGAAGGCAACGTTACGCCCGCCGGAGTGGTGCCGCGCCTGAAGCAGTTCAACGTGGTGGGCATCGTGAAAACGGGGCTGTATGAAGTGGACAATTCGCTGGCGATGACGCATATCCAAGATGCCCAAGTGCTTTATCGTTTGGGTGACGGCGTAGGCGGGCTGCGCATCAAACTTGCCGATCCGCAGAGCGCGCCTTCGTTTACCCGCAACCTAATTGCTCCGGAACAGAAAGACAAAGTGTGGGTGCGTGATTGGACGTTTTCCAACCGCAGTTATTTCGAAGCGGTAGAACTGGAAAAACGCATGATGTTCATCATCTTAACGCTGATTATCGCAGTGGCGGCGTTTAATTTGGTGTCATCGCTGGTGATGGCGGTTACAGAAAAGCAGGCCGATATCGCCATTTTGCGCACATTGGGCTTGCCGCCAGCAGGCGTGATGAAAATCTTCATGGTACAGGGCGCATTCGCCGGTTTTTTCGGCACTTTGATCGGCGTAGTCTGCGGCGTGGTGCTGGGGATGAACATAGGGCGTATCGTGGCGTTTTTTGAAGATTTGTTCGATAAGCAGCTGATTAATTCACAAATTTACTTTATCGATTATCTGCCCAGCGATGTCAGCACCGATGATGTGCTGGTGATTGCCGCCATTTCGCTGGCACTGGCATTTATCGCCACACTGTATCCGAGCTGGCGGGCTGCAAAAACCCAACCGGCGGAGGCTTTGCGCTATGAATAA
- a CDS encoding DNA cytosine methyltransferase produces the protein MKQHNLSVLHTGDCRQILPELAAQGIQVQTCITSPQPMAVLVRANWRTEPAKMAGTGSDITALMGTVTANGSQHRRPSVNRALKVAAFLINYYGNGDARDLTAPPETLTTKDRLALVTVYINRQPYYIVDITLRMLLPKELYKAQGFPEDYIFDRDHTGKPLTKTAQVRMCGNSVSPPPMAALIRENYRPEAVFAGQQAA, from the coding sequence ATGAAACAGCATAACCTATCCGTTCTGCATACCGGCGACTGCCGCCAAATCCTGCCCGAGCTGGCGGCCCAAGGCATTCAGGTGCAAACCTGCATCACCTCGCCTCAGCCTATGGCCGTGCTGGTACGCGCCAACTGGCGAACCGAGCCGGCCAAAATGGCCGGCACCGGCAGCGACATTACCGCACTGATGGGTACGGTGACGGCAAACGGCAGTCAACACCGCCGGCCGTCTGTAAACCGCGCCCTCAAAGTGGCCGCATTCCTGATTAACTACTACGGCAACGGCGATGCCCGCGATCTGACTGCGCCGCCGGAAACGCTGACCACCAAAGACCGTTTGGCTTTGGTTACCGTATATATCAACCGGCAACCGTACTACATCGTGGACATCACGCTGCGGATGCTGCTGCCCAAAGAGTTGTACAAAGCCCAAGGCTTCCCCGAGGATTACATCTTCGACCGCGACCATACCGGCAAACCGCTGACCAAAACCGCCCAGGTGCGGATGTGCGGCAACTCCGTATCGCCGCCGCCGATGGCCGCGCTGATACGCGAGAATTACCGCCCCGAAGCAGTATTTGCCGGACAACAGGCAGCCTGA
- a CDS encoding DUF7336 domain-containing protein, whose product MFTLDTVYVLYHTRIDALGHENDKCLGVFSSLEEVEKAKEYALKQKGFKDYPDGFSAVEYEINKQEWLEGFGD is encoded by the coding sequence ATGTTTACATTGGATACAGTTTATGTTCTCTACCATACGCGAATAGACGCTCTAGGTCATGAAAATGATAAGTGCTTGGGTGTGTTTTCAAGTCTGGAAGAGGTAGAAAAGGCTAAAGAATACGCATTAAAACAGAAAGGGTTTAAGGATTATCCCGACGGTTTTTCTGCCGTTGAGTATGAGATCAACAAACAGGAGTGGCTGGAAGGCTTTGGTGACTGA
- the lolD gene encoding lipoprotein-releasing ABC transporter ATP-binding protein LolD: MNKIVLDCSSVTKSYSDGALNVQVLNGLNLQVCESQSVSIIGASGSGKSTLLHILGGLDMPTSGSVNLMGNNLGKMSQKQLGELRNRYLGFVYQFHHLLPEFSALENVMMPLLISKKTKAEAEAQAAEMLEKVDLKARMLHRPGELSGGERQRAAIARALVTRPKCLLADEPTGNLDRKNAQNILDIMLALKSELGTSLIVVTHDDELAARFDRVMTMDDGCLADKP; encoded by the coding sequence ATGAATAAGATTGTGTTGGATTGCAGCAGTGTAACCAAAAGCTACAGTGATGGCGCATTAAACGTGCAGGTACTCAACGGCCTCAATCTGCAAGTGTGTGAAAGCCAAAGCGTGAGCATTATCGGCGCTTCGGGCAGCGGCAAATCAACCCTGCTGCACATACTCGGCGGTCTGGATATGCCTACTTCGGGCAGCGTAAACCTGATGGGCAACAATTTGGGCAAAATGAGCCAGAAACAACTGGGCGAACTGCGCAACCGCTATTTGGGTTTTGTATATCAGTTTCACCATCTGCTACCCGAATTTTCGGCACTGGAAAACGTGATGATGCCGCTTTTGATCAGCAAAAAAACAAAAGCAGAAGCCGAGGCACAAGCGGCGGAAATGCTGGAAAAAGTCGACCTGAAAGCACGTATGCTGCACCGGCCGGGCGAACTCTCAGGCGGCGAACGCCAACGTGCCGCTATTGCCCGCGCACTGGTTACCCGTCCCAAATGCCTGCTGGCTGATGAACCCACAGGCAATCTCGACCGCAAAAACGCCCAAAATATATTAGACATAATGTTGGCATTGAAAAGCGAATTAGGCACCAGCCTGATAGTGGTTACCCACGATGACGAACTTGCCGCCCGCTTTGACCGCGTAATGACCATGGACGATGGCTGTTTGGCTGATAAACCGTAA